From a region of the Campylobacter showae genome:
- the groL gene encoding chaperonin GroEL (60 kDa chaperone family; promotes refolding of misfolded polypeptides especially under stressful conditions; forms two stacked rings of heptamers to form a barrel-shaped 14mer; ends can be capped by GroES; misfolded proteins enter the barrel where they are refolded when GroES binds): MAKEIFFSDEARNRLYEGVRKLNDAVKVTMGPRGRNVLVQKSFGAPAITKDGVSVAKEVELKDALENMGAGLVKEVASKTNDEAGDGTTTATVLAHSIFKEGLRNITAGANPVEVKRGMDKEAAAIIAELKSLSRKVTDKKEIAQVATISANSDSAIGGLIADAMEKVGKDGVITVEEAKSIHDELNVVEGMQFDRGYLSPYFITNAEKMQVELSNPFILLFDKKITNLKDLLPVLEQIQKTGKPLLIIAEDIEGEALATLVVNKLRGVLNISAVKAPGFGDRRKAMLEDIAILTGGEVVSEELGRTLESATLSDLGQASSVIIDKDNTTIVNGAGEKSAIDARIIQIKAQIAETTSDYDKEKLQERLAKLSGGVAVIKVGAATETEMKEKKDRVDDALSATKAAVEEGIVIGGGAAFIKASAKVDLKLSGDEAIGADIVRRALTAPLRQIAENAGFDAGVVANSVSVSKDDNYGFNAAAGEYVDMFKAGIIDPVKVERVALQNAVSVASLLLTTEATISELKEDKPMPAMPDMGGMGGMGGMM, encoded by the coding sequence ATGGCAAAAGAGATATTTTTTTCAGACGAGGCTAGAAATAGACTATACGAAGGCGTTAGAAAACTAAACGACGCGGTAAAAGTAACGATGGGGCCTCGCGGCAGAAACGTACTAGTGCAAAAGAGCTTCGGCGCTCCTGCGATCACCAAAGACGGCGTGAGCGTAGCTAAAGAGGTCGAGCTAAAAGACGCTCTAGAAAACATGGGCGCAGGCCTAGTAAAAGAGGTCGCTAGCAAAACAAACGACGAGGCGGGCGACGGTACGACTACAGCTACGGTTTTGGCGCACTCTATCTTTAAAGAGGGCTTAAGAAACATCACCGCAGGCGCAAATCCGGTCGAGGTAAAACGCGGTATGGATAAAGAGGCCGCAGCTATAATCGCCGAGCTAAAAAGCCTATCGCGCAAAGTAACCGATAAAAAAGAGATCGCGCAAGTAGCCACTATCTCGGCAAATTCAGACTCTGCTATCGGCGGACTGATCGCTGACGCGATGGAAAAAGTCGGCAAAGACGGCGTCATCACCGTAGAGGAAGCAAAATCCATCCACGACGAGCTAAACGTGGTCGAGGGTATGCAGTTTGACCGCGGATATCTAAGCCCGTACTTCATCACAAACGCCGAAAAGATGCAGGTTGAGCTAAGCAATCCGTTCATATTGCTATTTGATAAGAAGATTACAAATTTAAAAGATCTACTACCTGTGCTTGAACAGATCCAAAAAACGGGCAAACCGCTGCTAATCATCGCTGAAGATATTGAGGGCGAGGCGCTTGCGACGCTAGTAGTAAACAAGCTTCGCGGCGTGCTAAATATCTCTGCGGTTAAGGCTCCTGGCTTTGGCGATCGCAGAAAAGCGATGCTTGAGGATATCGCGATATTAACTGGCGGCGAAGTAGTGAGCGAAGAGCTAGGCAGAACGCTAGAAAGTGCGACTCTAAGCGACCTGGGTCAAGCTTCAAGCGTCATCATCGACAAGGATAATACGACTATCGTAAACGGTGCAGGCGAGAAGTCGGCAATCGACGCTAGAATCATCCAGATAAAAGCTCAAATCGCAGAAACCACGAGCGACTACGACAAGGAAAAACTACAAGAGCGCCTAGCTAAACTAAGCGGCGGCGTAGCGGTTATCAAGGTCGGAGCGGCTACTGAGACCGAGATGAAAGAGAAAAAAGACCGCGTAGACGACGCTCTAAGCGCGACTAAGGCGGCCGTAGAAGAGGGCATCGTGATCGGCGGCGGCGCTGCGTTTATCAAAGCGAGCGCAAAAGTAGATCTAAAACTAAGCGGCGACGAAGCTATCGGCGCAGATATCGTAAGACGCGCTCTAACCGCTCCGCTACGCCAGATCGCTGAAAACGCGGGATTTGACGCGGGCGTAGTAGCAAACTCCGTAAGCGTTAGCAAAGACGACAACTACGGCTTTAATGCAGCTGCGGGCGAGTATGTGGATATGTTTAAAGCCGGTATCATCGACCCGGTCAAGGTCGAGCGCGTGGCTCTTCAAAACGCGGTTAGCGTGGCGAGCCTGCTTTTAACTACGGAAGCTACTATAAGCGAGCTAAAAGAGGATAAACCGATGCCTGCGATGCCTGATATGGGCGGAATGGGCGGTATGGGCGGAATGATGTAA
- a CDS encoding amino acid ABC transporter ATP-binding protein, whose amino-acid sequence MSEILKLSNLSKSYGDLQVLKGIDLSVKNGEVVVILGPSGCGKSTTLRCINGLEPFDGGQIEIAGEKIDKDYKDWIKIRQKVGMVFQNYELFDHMNVIENIVLGPVKAQKRSREEVEKEAEAWLEKVGLKHKKYAYPKELSGGQKQRIAIVRALCMRPEIMLFDEITASLDPEIVREVLDVVINLAKEGMTMLVVTHEMGFARSVANRIVFMDEGKIVEESEPEAFFTHPKSERAKKFLNLFSF is encoded by the coding sequence ATGAGCGAAATTTTAAAACTCTCAAATTTAAGCAAATCTTACGGCGACTTGCAGGTGTTAAAAGGTATCGACCTTAGCGTCAAAAACGGCGAAGTAGTCGTGATCCTAGGGCCATCAGGATGTGGCAAAAGTACGACTCTGCGCTGCATAAACGGTCTTGAGCCATTTGATGGCGGACAGATAGAGATAGCCGGCGAAAAGATCGATAAAGACTACAAAGACTGGATCAAAATCCGCCAAAAAGTGGGCATGGTTTTTCAAAACTACGAGCTGTTTGACCATATGAACGTCATCGAAAACATCGTGCTAGGCCCGGTAAAGGCGCAAAAAAGAAGCCGTGAAGAGGTCGAAAAAGAAGCCGAGGCGTGGCTGGAAAAAGTAGGCCTAAAACACAAAAAATACGCCTATCCAAAGGAGCTTAGCGGCGGGCAAAAGCAACGCATCGCTATCGTGCGAGCGCTTTGCATGAGGCCCGAGATCATGCTATTTGACGAGATAACGGCCTCACTAGACCCCGAGATCGTGCGCGAGGTGCTAGACGTCGTCATAAACCTCGCAAAAGAGGGCATGACGATGCTAGTCGTAACGCACGAGATGGGCTTTGCTCGCTCGGTGGCAAATCGTATCGTCTTTATGGATGAGGGCAAGATCGTCGAAGAGAGTGAGCCTGAGGCATTTTTCACACATCCAAAAAGCGAACGAGCGAAGAAATTTTTAAATTTATTTTCGTTTTAG
- a CDS encoding agmatine deiminase family protein yields MRAFAEWEKQELIFLSLPHENTDWKPYLNEILDAYESLVAAIIPFQKVVLICPEERIFAERFAKFNNVEFVKIDTDDTWIRDYGMIDVQDGAKIVSYDFKFNAWGGKFESSKDNAVNLELAKRFKSDLRSIDLVLEGGSIDFNGRGTLLTTEKCLLNDNRNSHLNKDQIEARLKELFGLDRVIWLKNGFIKGDDTDSHVDTLARFIDPDTIAYACCDDPNDEHFEELGAMKKELENTGFKLVPLPLPKAKFYGGKRLGCTYANFIFINGAVIVPTYGDDNDKIVLDRLARELPDHKIIGVDSLVFVRQNGSLHCSSQNKYSEAKYVSSERSEAENKYSGASEAESEI; encoded by the coding sequence TTGAGAGCGTTTGCAGAGTGGGAAAAACAAGAGCTGATATTTTTATCGCTTCCGCACGAAAACACCGACTGGAAGCCGTATCTAAATGAAATTTTAGACGCCTACGAGAGTCTGGTCGCCGCGATCATACCGTTTCAAAAGGTCGTTTTGATCTGCCCTGAGGAGAGGATTTTTGCGGAGCGATTTGCTAAATTTAATAACGTGGAGTTCGTAAAAATCGACACCGACGATACGTGGATACGCGACTACGGCATGATAGACGTGCAGGACGGCGCTAAAATCGTCAGCTATGATTTCAAATTTAACGCTTGGGGCGGCAAATTTGAAAGCTCGAAAGATAACGCCGTAAATTTAGAGCTTGCCAAACGTTTTAAAAGCGATTTGCGCAGTATCGATCTCGTGCTTGAGGGCGGCAGTATCGATTTTAACGGGCGCGGCACGCTGCTAACGACCGAGAAGTGCCTGCTAAACGACAACCGCAACTCTCATCTAAACAAAGATCAGATCGAGGCACGGCTTAAGGAGCTTTTCGGTCTTGATCGCGTGATATGGCTTAAAAACGGCTTTATAAAAGGCGACGACACCGACAGTCACGTCGATACTCTGGCGCGTTTTATCGATCCTGATACCATCGCGTACGCATGCTGCGACGATCCAAATGACGAGCATTTCGAGGAGCTAGGTGCGATGAAAAAAGAGCTTGAAAACACGGGCTTTAAGCTCGTGCCGTTGCCGCTTCCCAAGGCTAAATTTTACGGCGGCAAGAGGCTTGGCTGCACGTATGCGAATTTTATCTTTATAAACGGCGCCGTTATCGTTCCGACATACGGCGACGATAACGATAAAATCGTGCTTGATCGACTGGCGCGGGAGTTACCTGATCACAAGATAATCGGCGTGGATTCGCTTGTTTTTGTGCGTCAAAACGGCTCGCTGCACTGCTCGAGTCAAAATAAGTATAGCGAAGCGAAGTATGTTTCTAGCGAACGAAGTGAAGCGGAAAACAAGTATAGCGGTGCGAGCGAAGCCGAAAGCGAAATCTAA
- the groES gene encoding co-chaperone GroES, giving the protein MNFQPLGKRVLVERLEDIKTTASGIIIPDNAKEKPLSGKVLAVSSEVEGVSVGDSVVFAKYGGTEVVLDGKTYLVLKIEDVLGVLK; this is encoded by the coding sequence ATGAATTTTCAACCGTTAGGCAAACGAGTCTTAGTCGAGCGTCTTGAGGACATCAAAACGACCGCTTCGGGCATCATTATACCCGATAATGCAAAAGAAAAACCTTTAAGCGGTAAGGTTTTGGCGGTATCAAGCGAGGTAGAAGGCGTGAGCGTGGGCGATAGCGTAGTTTTCGCTAAATACGGCGGCACCGAGGTCGTGCTTGATGGTAAAACATATTTGGTTCTAAAAATCGAAGATGTTTTGGGTGTTTTAAAATAA
- a CDS encoding cysteine ABC transporter substrate-binding protein, giving the protein MRKLLFSFLATFAAVFLTGQANLQAAEADVLAKIKERGYVRVGVFSDKPPFGYVDKEGKNQGYDVYFAKRIAKDLLGDESKVKFELVEAAGRVEVLVADKVDITLANFTKTPERARVVDFALPYMKVSLGVVSPDGAVIKSVDELKGKKLIVNKGTTADAYFTKNHPDIELLKYDQNTETFAALVDKRGVALAHDNALLFAWAKENPGFTVGIEALGEVDVIAPAVKKGNKALLEWLNNEIVELGKENFFHKDYDATLKPIYGDSVNPESLVVEGGKL; this is encoded by the coding sequence ATGAGAAAACTTCTGTTTTCATTTTTGGCAACATTCGCCGCCGTCTTTCTAACGGGTCAGGCTAATTTGCAGGCTGCCGAAGCTGACGTTTTGGCTAAAATCAAAGAGCGCGGATACGTGCGTGTGGGCGTCTTTAGCGACAAACCGCCGTTTGGCTACGTCGATAAAGAGGGCAAAAACCAAGGCTATGACGTCTATTTTGCCAAACGCATCGCAAAGGATCTGCTAGGGGACGAGAGCAAGGTTAAATTTGAGCTCGTAGAGGCAGCAGGCCGCGTAGAAGTGCTAGTAGCCGACAAGGTCGACATCACTTTGGCAAATTTCACCAAAACCCCTGAGCGTGCTAGAGTCGTTGATTTTGCGCTTCCGTATATGAAGGTGTCGCTTGGCGTAGTTAGCCCAGACGGCGCGGTCATAAAAAGCGTGGATGAGCTAAAAGGCAAAAAACTAATCGTCAATAAAGGCACGACCGCGGATGCGTATTTCACGAAAAATCACCCTGACATCGAGCTTCTAAAATACGACCAAAATACAGAAACTTTCGCCGCCCTAGTCGATAAAAGAGGCGTAGCGCTAGCGCACGATAACGCGCTGCTTTTTGCGTGGGCTAAAGAAAATCCTGGATTTACCGTCGGTATCGAGGCTCTAGGCGAGGTCGATGTCATCGCGCCTGCTGTCAAAAAAGGCAACAAAGCGCTACTTGAGTGGCTAAATAACGAGATCGTGGAGCTAGGCAAGGAAAATTTCTTCCACAAAGACTACGACGCTACGCTAAAACCGATCTACGGCGATAGCGTAAATCCAGAATCTCTCGTCGTCGAAGGCGGCAAACTATAA
- a CDS encoding amino acid ABC transporter permease: MDGVSILFDPLVLKRLIFEGLWMSVQISAISIAISLVLGTFLGVLMSSKNKFIFFVLKICLEIVRIMPQIVWLFLFYYGASKAFGLDISKFNASLIVFSLWGVFEMMDIVRGAIVSIPRHQFESAAALALSKAQIYLYVVIPLATRRLVPAGVNLLSRIIKTTPIVALIGVPDLLKVGQQTIETASLTANPTVPFWIYGFIFLLYFLVCYPISKLSKILENRWA; this comes from the coding sequence TTGGACGGAGTTAGTATTTTATTCGACCCGCTGGTCTTAAAGCGGCTGATTTTCGAGGGGCTGTGGATGAGCGTGCAAATTTCAGCCATCTCGATCGCCATCTCTCTTGTTTTAGGCACGTTTTTGGGCGTGCTGATGAGCTCAAAAAACAAATTTATCTTTTTCGTGCTAAAAATTTGCCTCGAAATCGTTCGCATCATGCCTCAAATCGTCTGGCTATTTTTGTTTTACTACGGCGCGAGCAAGGCATTTGGGCTTGATATTTCCAAATTTAACGCCTCGCTCATCGTATTTAGCTTGTGGGGCGTGTTTGAGATGATGGATATCGTGCGCGGCGCGATCGTTTCGATACCGAGGCATCAGTTTGAAAGCGCGGCGGCGTTGGCGCTTAGCAAGGCTCAAATTTATCTTTACGTCGTGATCCCGTTAGCCACGCGCCGCCTAGTGCCCGCGGGCGTAAATTTGCTAAGCCGCATCATCAAAACCACTCCGATCGTCGCCCTCATCGGCGTACCCGACCTGCTAAAAGTCGGACAGCAAACGATCGAGACCGCGAGCCTAACCGCCAACCCAACCGTGCCGTTTTGGATATACGGCTTTATATTTTTATTATATTTTCTCGTCTGCTATCCTATCTCAAAACTATCCAAGATACTTGAAAACAGATGGGCATAA
- a CDS encoding amino acid ABC transporter permease, producing MDFEFIKEFTPMFVKAGIFTVKLSLYGILLSLVIGIFCTLVKFYKVKILMPIVNGYIEVSRNTPLLIQLFFLYYGLSKFGLNLSAFTCAVAGLAFLGGSYMAESFRLGFEAVKKTQIETALSVALTQGQILRYVILPQAFSVSIPSIAANVIFLIKETSVISIIALPDLVYATKDIIGLYYMTDEALFMLVVSYLIIILPISLALFWLEKRMRVGRS from the coding sequence ATGGATTTTGAGTTTATAAAAGAATTTACGCCGATGTTCGTAAAGGCGGGCATTTTCACCGTCAAGCTCTCGCTTTACGGCATCTTGCTCTCGCTTGTTATCGGCATATTTTGCACGCTGGTTAAATTTTACAAGGTCAAGATCCTGATGCCTATCGTAAACGGCTACATCGAGGTTTCCAGAAACACGCCGCTGCTTATACAGCTTTTTTTCCTCTACTACGGACTTAGCAAATTCGGGCTAAATTTGAGCGCTTTTACCTGCGCGGTCGCGGGGCTTGCGTTTCTAGGCGGCAGCTATATGGCGGAGAGTTTTCGCCTTGGCTTTGAGGCGGTGAAAAAGACGCAGATCGAGACCGCGCTTAGCGTCGCGCTCACGCAGGGGCAAATTTTACGCTACGTTATCCTGCCTCAGGCTTTTAGCGTCTCGATCCCTTCGATCGCGGCTAACGTCATCTTTCTCATCAAAGAAACCTCAGTTATCAGCATTATCGCCCTGCCCGACTTGGTCTATGCGACCAAGGACATCATCGGGCTTTACTACATGACCGATGAGGCGCTTTTTATGCTCGTCGTTAGCTATTTGATTATCATTTTGCCGATATCTTTGGCGTTATTTTGGCTTGAAAAAAGGATGAGAGTTGGACGGAGTTAG